Proteins co-encoded in one uncultured Draconibacterium sp. genomic window:
- a CDS encoding T9SS type A sorting domain-containing protein, whose amino-acid sequence MKKISSILFILLLSGSLFAQQTFEWGVKAGSQGSDAINSITGIGDDIYVTGRYTGTFASANEEIEGIAMTDIYLLKLDRKGNTKWIRSIAGEGSGDGSRIIANENNIYLGGTISGTVKNGKNEYSGEGQALFITSWNKQGKINWFTRLPFMGNATFDVLETAPDGSLLAGGMLSGVMVAGKDTLSSRPGRRAYTFTISPEGELISAVLSSGKGDNRLVAAKYGTNGVQYLLFNTFGWMTYGKAPILFKQKEDFKGLVLVKETNGETNWVKYIQGDDYIEGVQLAVSEDNSVTACINYSKNITLPDTTLSTSALEDVVIVNYSGAGTQNWLKQLKSPVVCYAMDALQTRNGKLLLTGYFRDKYSFGTDNILADNDNAEESMFLVQLDKKGELSWHDHPGEQASAFGKSLTIGSQGDIYMAGGFKNEISFNGEKLTSAGKEDVLVAKYFNCEQLDVTISDPGPLCPGALAELSVSGKSFESFLWNDSVWGETFSVLSPGDYYVEAFDSKGCSVKDTISVEWPELTGLGLPASITVSPGNEIVLTASEGFSDYLWNDGTSGANVTVRYDSKKDSSILILTAETFEGCAVSDSTTAHFSKKGGAGMLYSVSPLKVYPNPVQEELSWYYQTTEPADIIVKLFDDKGSLVYQDVIGNYIPSSVQNIDMRGMVSGNYMLSLIIGEDSFNEKIIKN is encoded by the coding sequence ATGAAAAAAATAAGTTCAATACTATTTATTCTTCTTTTATCAGGCTCATTGTTTGCACAGCAGACTTTTGAGTGGGGAGTAAAAGCGGGGAGCCAGGGTTCCGATGCAATAAATTCGATTACCGGTATTGGCGATGACATTTATGTAACCGGTAGATATACCGGAACTTTTGCATCGGCTAACGAAGAAATAGAAGGTATTGCAATGACGGATATCTACCTGCTGAAGCTAGACCGTAAAGGGAATACTAAATGGATACGTTCAATAGCAGGAGAAGGATCGGGGGATGGAAGCCGGATTATAGCAAATGAGAATAATATCTACCTGGGAGGAACCATCTCGGGAACAGTCAAAAATGGCAAGAATGAGTATAGTGGAGAAGGGCAGGCGTTGTTTATTACTTCGTGGAATAAACAGGGAAAGATAAACTGGTTTACGCGTCTTCCTTTTATGGGTAATGCCACTTTTGATGTACTGGAAACTGCTCCTGACGGCTCGTTGCTGGCCGGGGGTATGCTTAGTGGAGTTATGGTGGCAGGCAAGGATACTTTGTCGAGCAGGCCGGGAAGACGCGCTTATACTTTTACAATCTCACCAGAAGGAGAATTAATCAGTGCTGTCCTATCATCAGGGAAAGGCGACAACCGTTTAGTCGCGGCCAAATATGGCACTAACGGGGTTCAATACCTGCTGTTTAATACATTTGGGTGGATGACTTACGGAAAAGCCCCAATACTTTTTAAGCAGAAGGAGGATTTTAAAGGCCTGGTACTGGTTAAAGAAACAAACGGTGAAACAAACTGGGTAAAATATATTCAGGGCGATGATTATATAGAGGGAGTACAACTGGCTGTTTCGGAAGATAACAGCGTAACGGCCTGTATTAATTACAGTAAAAATATAACGCTCCCCGACACTACCCTTAGTACCTCGGCACTTGAAGATGTGGTTATTGTCAATTACAGTGGAGCAGGCACCCAAAACTGGCTGAAACAACTAAAAAGCCCCGTGGTATGTTATGCTATGGATGCTTTACAAACCCGTAACGGCAAACTGTTGTTAACCGGCTACTTCAGGGATAAATATTCTTTTGGCACCGATAATATCCTGGCCGATAATGATAATGCAGAAGAGAGTATGTTCCTGGTACAGCTCGATAAAAAGGGCGAACTAAGCTGGCATGATCATCCGGGCGAACAGGCGTCAGCCTTTGGAAAGTCGCTGACCATTGGCAGCCAGGGTGATATTTACATGGCGGGCGGGTTTAAAAACGAAATATCGTTTAACGGGGAAAAGCTAACATCGGCCGGAAAAGAAGATGTATTGGTAGCCAAATATTTTAACTGCGAACAACTGGATGTAACCATTAGTGATCCCGGTCCTCTTTGCCCGGGAGCTTTAGCCGAACTAAGTGTTTCCGGCAAAAGTTTTGAAAGCTTTCTGTGGAACGACTCGGTTTGGGGAGAAACCTTCTCGGTGCTTAGTCCGGGGGATTATTATGTTGAAGCGTTTGATTCCAAAGGCTGTAGTGTAAAAGATACCATATCAGTAGAATGGCCGGAACTAACAGGATTGGGACTTCCTGCCAGCATTACGGTAAGCCCGGGAAATGAAATCGTATTAACAGCCAGCGAAGGGTTTTCAGATTATTTATGGAACGATGGAACCTCCGGGGCAAACGTTACAGTCCGGTACGATAGTAAAAAAGATTCTTCCATTCTTATACTTACCGCAGAAACATTTGAAGGCTGTGCTGTAAGCGATTCTACAACAGCACATTTTTCGAAAAAAGGAGGGGCGGGTATGCTGTACAGCGTTTCACCGCTAAAAGTCTACCCCAATCCGGTACAGGAAGAGCTGTCGTGGTACTATCAAACAACTGAGCCTGCAGATATAATTGTAAAACTATTTGATGATAAAGGGAGCCTGGTTTACCAGGATGTAATCGGGAATTATATTCCCAGTTCGGTACAAAACATTGATATGAGAGGTATGGTTAGCGGGAATTATATGCTAAGCCTGATAATAGGGGAAGATAGCTTTAACGAAAAAATTATAAAGAATTAG
- a CDS encoding RHS repeat domain-containing protein gives MKKILFFISVVFITLNSEGQEIPEIIPPSPNATSLGEYAEIPVSYYTGVANIQIPIYTIQQDGFELPVSLSYHASGIKVEQEASQVGLGWALNAGGIITRNIQGLDDLGEFGYPVTPDINSFEDIPEVLNSCLYGNTVRYCNTENDTEPDIFYFNFANKTGKFILNKKVNGEYVVQLLTPLPLKFEYTGENWIVTDENGIKYYFEVKEKTESYSGSFSNAQPSISPTTDLETTMLNKPTTWYITKIELPSGKAITFKYNQNPNRKTCSVTRLSYEKQNYVDFHLNQVNQTNPTLAGDLLNAFSSLMNMGAVNPGDFLEDVSCQLNLNIDNFQYSASVSEDVCLDSIIFPNGCILFETSDRKDLRHLNYLSPQKIDKITVRDNYFNKTLKEVGFFYDYFNSDKENESDNWNFLRLKLDSIVTKNENKKFPAYKFDYYIDYRSKLPEKDSYAKDYWGYPNGNYTNDNNSSYGIPKMEINEIPSIEKSFTIEDANIESFIQNVAWDNLTVAYEGANRLCNPVSFKAALLKSIKYPMGNLKTFYYSPNSYSNFTPTEEFIDVQEVIGVCSGNNCVFSGTSDTVIIDIKYPTTVSVEGNLFKIQGTLNYSNGVVSIRVYNADGTSYSIGGWEGNGGTYNMSQSFQLNPGQNMIIMNLVTQEQDVQGMLTVKWEKTADNLVYIKQGGGARIAQIHNSENPEQDLYFDYSKKIFHNGKNQLVSTGKLLANPIGPYWRFHTGFCSNTLSKAFVALSLVRTSVPIGTLNDFNSGSPVAYDSVKVITGDSTLMGYTLFEYHNEEETPYIISQDIDDFKYYSSPYLPNIYKLNNGLLEKTSVFDNTGEIVKKSSYVWEKDNRYEGSVKGLKFLPGGSFGFYEYNYEWWTKIKEIEILRDKDSKEVEKIVEHLYNSSNYMDSVSTTTTSISGIQKTFFYYPQDYPSYFNVLKTNNMIGKPIDVRTYNNNQLISGLQKEYNDDGQTINIYKAEVDDNILDIEFDANNPYKFTHEFTVEYTSDKSLSQIVPNTNFRTSYVWSYNRTLPVVKADNISYASLEAAVIAATGGMSPETFWNSLSEMTESFQKNTWESFNNSLRSNSALKDAMITTYTYKPLVGMTSETDPAGHTTYYEYDDFGRLKLVRDQNGNIVKKHEYHYAGQN, from the coding sequence ATGAAAAAAATATTATTTTTTATTTCAGTTGTTTTTATAACTCTGAATTCAGAAGGTCAGGAAATTCCCGAAATAATTCCGCCATCTCCTAATGCAACTTCGCTTGGAGAATATGCCGAAATACCAGTAAGCTATTATACCGGGGTGGCAAATATCCAAATTCCAATTTACACAATTCAACAAGATGGCTTTGAACTGCCTGTTTCGTTGAGTTATCATGCTTCCGGCATAAAAGTAGAACAAGAGGCATCGCAGGTTGGGCTAGGGTGGGCTTTAAATGCAGGAGGAATTATAACAAGAAATATCCAGGGATTAGATGACTTGGGAGAGTTTGGCTATCCGGTAACACCGGATATAAATAGTTTTGAAGATATTCCTGAAGTTTTAAATTCATGTTTATACGGGAATACTGTTCGTTATTGCAATACGGAGAATGACACTGAGCCGGATATCTTTTATTTCAACTTTGCAAACAAAACGGGCAAATTTATTCTCAATAAAAAAGTAAATGGTGAGTATGTTGTTCAATTGCTTACACCCTTACCCTTAAAATTTGAATATACAGGAGAGAATTGGATAGTGACAGACGAAAATGGAATAAAATATTATTTTGAAGTAAAAGAAAAAACAGAATCTTATTCAGGTAGCTTTTCTAATGCTCAACCATCAATTTCTCCTACAACCGATCTTGAAACGACAATGTTGAATAAACCTACTACTTGGTATATTACAAAGATTGAATTACCATCTGGGAAAGCGATTACATTTAAATATAACCAAAATCCAAACCGAAAAACCTGTAGCGTTACCAGGTTAAGTTATGAAAAACAAAACTATGTTGATTTTCATCTTAATCAAGTTAACCAAACCAATCCAACACTTGCAGGAGATTTATTGAATGCATTTTCATCTTTAATGAATATGGGGGCGGTAAATCCTGGTGATTTTTTAGAAGATGTGTCGTGTCAGTTAAATCTAAATATCGATAATTTTCAATATTCAGCTTCAGTTTCAGAAGATGTATGTTTAGACAGTATTATTTTTCCTAATGGCTGCATTCTATTCGAAACGTCTGATCGAAAGGACTTAAGGCATTTAAATTATCTTTCTCCTCAGAAAATAGATAAAATTACAGTTAGAGATAATTATTTTAATAAAACACTTAAAGAAGTCGGATTTTTCTATGATTATTTTAATAGTGATAAGGAAAACGAATCGGATAACTGGAATTTTCTAAGGCTAAAATTAGACAGCATCGTTACAAAAAACGAAAATAAAAAATTTCCTGCTTATAAATTTGACTACTACATCGATTATCGTTCCAAACTACCTGAAAAAGATTCCTATGCAAAAGATTATTGGGGATATCCAAATGGGAATTACACAAACGATAATAATTCGAGTTACGGGATACCTAAAATGGAAATTAATGAAATTCCCTCTATTGAAAAATCATTTACAATAGAGGATGCTAATATAGAGTCATTTATACAAAATGTAGCATGGGATAACCTTACAGTTGCCTACGAAGGAGCTAACAGGCTTTGTAATCCTGTAAGTTTTAAAGCAGCCCTTTTGAAAAGCATAAAATATCCAATGGGAAATTTAAAAACGTTTTATTATTCTCCTAATTCATATTCCAATTTTACCCCTACAGAGGAATTCATAGATGTACAGGAAGTGATTGGAGTATGTTCTGGGAATAATTGTGTCTTTTCCGGCACAAGTGACACTGTAATTATTGATATCAAATATCCCACGACAGTATCAGTAGAAGGTAACCTTTTTAAGATACAAGGAACCTTAAATTATTCTAATGGGGTAGTTAGTATTAGAGTATATAATGCAGATGGAACATCATATTCGATTGGTGGTTGGGAGGGGAACGGAGGAACATACAATATGTCGCAAAGCTTTCAACTAAATCCAGGACAAAATATGATTATAATGAATTTGGTTACACAGGAACAGGATGTTCAGGGTATGTTAACCGTTAAATGGGAAAAAACAGCGGATAACCTGGTTTATATAAAACAAGGAGGAGGAGCACGTATAGCACAAATCCATAATTCAGAAAACCCCGAGCAGGATTTGTATTTTGACTATTCAAAAAAGATATTTCATAATGGTAAGAATCAACTCGTTTCAACAGGCAAATTATTGGCAAATCCAATAGGGCCATACTGGAGATTCCATACCGGATTTTGTTCGAATACATTAAGCAAGGCTTTTGTGGCATTAAGTTTAGTCCGTACATCGGTACCAATAGGTACACTTAACGATTTTAATAGTGGTAGCCCGGTCGCTTATGATTCTGTAAAAGTTATAACTGGCGACTCAACTTTAATGGGCTATACCTTATTTGAATATCATAATGAAGAAGAAACCCCTTACATTATTTCACAAGATATTGATGATTTTAAATATTATTCCTCACCATATTTACCAAATATTTATAAGCTAAATAATGGTTTATTGGAAAAGACCAGTGTTTTTGATAATACAGGAGAGATTGTTAAAAAGTCATCATATGTTTGGGAAAAAGATAATAGATACGAAGGTTCAGTAAAAGGACTAAAATTCTTGCCTGGAGGATCATTTGGGTTTTATGAATATAATTATGAATGGTGGACCAAAATTAAGGAAATAGAGATTCTTCGGGATAAGGATAGCAAAGAAGTTGAGAAAATAGTAGAACATTTATATAACTCCTCAAACTATATGGATTCAGTTAGTACTACTACAACTAGCATTTCGGGTATTCAAAAAACGTTTTTCTATTATCCTCAGGACTATCCGTCATATTTTAATGTCCTAAAAACAAATAATATGATAGGAAAACCTATTGACGTACGGACTTACAATAATAACCAACTAATTTCCGGGTTACAAAAAGAATATAATGATGATGGCCAAACAATAAATATTTATAAAGCAGAAGTTGATGATAATATTTTAGATATAGAATTCGATGCGAATAATCCTTACAAGTTTACCCATGAATTTACCGTTGAGTACACATCCGACAAATCTTTATCTCAAATAGTTCCAAATACAAATTTTAGAACTTCCTACGTTTGGTCTTATAATCGTACGTTACCTGTAGTTAAAGCTGATAATATTTCCTATGCTTCATTAGAAGCAGCAGTTATAGCTGCTACTGGAGGAATGAGTCCAGAAACTTTTTGGAATAGTTTGTCTGAAATGACAGAAAGCTTTCAAAAGAACACATGGGAAAGCTTTAATAACTCCCTTCGATCTAATTCGGCTTTAAAAGATGCGATGATTACAACTTACACTTATAAGCCCCTGGTTGGGATGACCTCCGAGACCGATCCTGCCGGGCACACTACCTATTACGAGTACGACGATTTTGGTCGGTTGAAACTGGTTCGGGATCAGAATGGTAATATCGTTAAAAAGCATGAGTATCATTATGCCGGTCAGAATTAA
- a CDS encoding LamG-like jellyroll fold domain-containing protein, translated as MKKISIWIAISICLCFVLKVRAQDITTGLVAHYEFENTSGDVIDAAGSHNGTNNGATRGVSGKVGNAFSFDGGHYITINNHSDITNYASFTLSAWVYPTALSSNKTIISKVSPNRDFNLKFSGSNIEAHFAYGSNYYHCTSTSTATINSWIHVVATWQNNQWNIYYNGVLDHTCNFTTDPPWSGGLMQIGAMSNSEIFVGLIDEVRVYNRALSSTDVTALYNYTGGGTLPALSIDANVSCNEGDGTIVLLVNASQASASDMTFDYTTVDGTATAGSDYTARSGTYTIPAGFTNLLINVPIIDDTSVESDETFTLTISNPTNATIANATGTITIEDNDFGSLTCPNTISNYPYSESFESSSNTWVDALGDDLNWTHQSGGTGSGNTGPTAAQEGSYYYYIEASSPNYPEKTAILESSCFDLTGKSSAEFSFYYHMYGSSMGTLTLEARTDGTDWISLWSNSGDQGNQWLQTTVNLSSYLGDNVKLRFYGTTGSGYTSDIAVDNITVTTSEGGGSGFWAQSGTDIYSTNSGNVGIGTSSPDEKLTVNGTIHSEEVIVDLSIPAPDYVFDKEYGVMTISELKTFLEENSHLPEFPSASEMEENGINLSEINMSLLKRIEELTLYILDQEKRILEIEKQYSTNNKKQ; from the coding sequence ATGAAAAAGATCTCGATTTGGATAGCAATATCTATTTGTTTGTGTTTTGTACTAAAAGTTAGAGCACAGGATATCACAACTGGTTTAGTAGCTCATTACGAATTTGAGAATACCTCTGGTGATGTTATTGATGCTGCAGGTTCACACAATGGAACAAATAATGGAGCAACGCGTGGTGTATCAGGAAAAGTGGGTAATGCATTTAGCTTTGATGGAGGGCATTATATTACAATTAACAATCATTCAGATATAACCAACTATGCCAGTTTTACATTATCAGCGTGGGTTTATCCCACAGCTTTAAGTTCAAATAAAACAATAATTTCAAAAGTAAGTCCAAATCGTGATTTCAACTTAAAATTTTCAGGATCAAATATCGAGGCTCACTTTGCTTACGGATCTAATTATTATCATTGCACCAGTACATCTACAGCTACAATAAATAGTTGGATTCATGTTGTAGCCACGTGGCAAAATAATCAATGGAATATTTATTATAATGGAGTGTTAGACCATACTTGTAATTTTACCACTGATCCTCCATGGTCTGGAGGACTGATGCAAATAGGAGCCATGTCAAATAGTGAAATATTTGTTGGCTTAATTGATGAAGTTCGCGTTTATAACCGTGCCTTAAGTTCTACAGATGTAACTGCTTTATATAATTATACCGGAGGAGGAACTCTGCCTGCACTCAGTATTGATGCCAATGTCTCTTGTAATGAGGGTGATGGGACAATAGTGCTTTTAGTAAATGCAAGTCAGGCAAGTGCTTCAGACATGACTTTTGATTACACAACTGTAGACGGAACTGCCACAGCTGGTAGTGATTATACCGCAAGGTCAGGGACTTATACAATTCCCGCCGGATTTACCAATCTGCTGATAAATGTTCCAATCATTGACGATACATCCGTAGAGTCTGATGAAACGTTCACACTGACAATCTCAAATCCAACAAATGCAACTATTGCCAATGCTACCGGAACTATAACAATAGAGGATAATGATTTTGGAAGCCTTACATGTCCCAATACGATTTCGAATTATCCTTATTCAGAGAGTTTTGAAAGCTCATCTAATACATGGGTTGATGCATTGGGAGATGATCTAAATTGGACGCATCAATCTGGTGGTACTGGATCAGGCAATACCGGCCCAACTGCTGCACAGGAAGGTAGCTATTATTATTATATTGAAGCTTCAAGTCCGAATTATCCAGAAAAAACAGCCATTTTGGAAAGTTCTTGTTTCGACTTAACAGGAAAGTCATCTGCAGAATTCTCGTTTTACTATCATATGTATGGTTCATCGATGGGGACCCTAACCCTCGAAGCAAGAACTGATGGCACAGACTGGATTTCTCTTTGGAGTAATAGTGGTGATCAGGGAAATCAATGGTTGCAAACAACAGTAAACCTTAGCAGCTATCTTGGAGATAACGTGAAACTTCGGTTCTATGGAACAACTGGCTCAGGTTATACAAGTGACATAGCTGTTGACAACATAACAGTAACAACCTCTGAAGGCGGAGGATCAGGCTTTTGGGCTCAAAGTGGGACGGATATCTATTCAACAAATTCCGGTAATGTAGGGATTGGAACAAGCTCGCCCGATGAGAAGTTAACCGTAAACGGAACTATTCATTCAGAAGAGGTAATTGTTGATTTGAGTATCCCTGCTCCCGATTATGTTTTTGACAAAGAATACGGGGTAATGACCATCTCGGAACTGAAGACATTCTTAGAAGAAAACAGCCATTTGCCGGAATTCCCTTCTGCCTCAGAAATGGAGGAAAACGGAATTAATCTTTCTGAAATAAATATGAGCTTGCTAAAACGTATAGAGGAACTTACACTTTATATTCTCGATCAGGAGAAACGTATTCTGGAAATAGAAAAACAATATTCAACTAACAACAAGAAACAATGA
- a CDS encoding DUF6443 domain-containing protein, with the protein MIRIKLFSAILFAILAFCGNAQDAFVENNSVYTGTSEVVATQEVTLKPGFHAVSGCNVRVYIGSYPVSNYNDPSVTHINQFNSSGNSGRNYIHTTTMLENVTDENTLSSKLRIETIDYFDGLGRPIQNVTVQGSPDRKDIIHPIVYDEFGRETRKYLPYMGSNTNGSFVSGATSACATYYSSNKGYRNSDTYPYDSIIYESSPLNRELGVVGSGGNWQQHASSVIYSTNSTAVEGWTVTGNTLLSISSRNSSMYPANQLYITEFTDEDGHTTREFKDKLGRVVRKETDIDGGTLRTAYVYDDFGMLRCVVPPLASESNQTGYCYYYLYDGRRRMIEKQLPGAGPVYMVYDARDRLVMTKDAVNGWMGTIYDALNRPVMTCTVPSASGTGRNTLQTAFNDFVSNAHASNTGTNLGYTVPSNIFTSTSYVFSESNVQTVTFYDNYNFLQAPVFGSEAGNYAYSGAYLASDPATKSEKTKGLVTGTLTRVIDNAVSNGDNLLLSVSYYDDYGRPIRVISDNHLGGKDKVYTDYDFVGKPELTVTTHNTDGTGEDIKMTSTYKYDHQGRFLTEKFKLNNDAEITLVANEYGELGELASQYLHGTTTAEKFNQRVDYKYNIKGWLTNMNEVNNLGKQLFGLSLQYGDGTGGFYNGNIWKMDWQNNGTGPKRYTFDYYRTNGLKTAGYADGSGFSSNTNAFKTEYSYDGNGNIENLQRSSNGKLIDNLNYTYVSTSNKLRSVDDVALAAYKDGGYKEGVINYSYDLNGNMITDHRGVDIDYNFLNLPKSATYNQGNYLGFVYSAGGTKLRKNVNSQTAGNKVVDYVGPFLYEDNDLKVIFTSAGRIVKIVDGSNVLWKYEYNLTDHLGNVRAVFAAHNNGIAELMQQTDYYPFGMVLNQQEKVHLEEVKNRYLYNGKELQDDNFGVSLDWYDYGARFYDPELGRWHTIDALAEWDFSNSPYHYVANNPMRYIDPDGNFKTKFRAWLWKTFNGGGQTLKDNKSGEYFVSQRKENKGDADITVKRVFRGKKRRSSGGGHSGSGRGYRTKGGIPFTMSGGGVSPTNVRADNPDNPVNIDDLLPAIGGAGAGRFQKSPLGIAQGIGKTSDAIQEMNGSKSDKEILEEHGGNSPSPADMVKVKIIRTIDGKIRWWDDDGWERDTVITKQEYDSLRTNKIMPWHDVLRYERK; encoded by the coding sequence ATGATACGGATAAAACTATTTTCAGCTATTTTATTTGCCATACTGGCTTTTTGTGGTAATGCCCAGGATGCTTTTGTTGAGAACAATTCGGTATATACCGGCACCTCGGAAGTGGTCGCAACACAAGAGGTAACGCTAAAACCAGGTTTTCATGCCGTTTCAGGTTGTAATGTAAGGGTTTATATCGGGAGTTACCCGGTAAGTAACTATAACGATCCTTCGGTTACTCATATCAATCAGTTTAATTCTTCGGGTAATAGCGGGCGAAATTACATTCATACCACCACCATGCTGGAGAATGTTACAGATGAAAATACACTGAGCAGTAAACTACGGATTGAAACAATTGATTATTTTGATGGTCTTGGACGCCCCATTCAAAATGTAACAGTGCAAGGGTCTCCCGACAGAAAAGACATTATACATCCAATAGTATACGATGAATTTGGCCGGGAAACAAGAAAATACCTGCCCTATATGGGAAGTAATACGAACGGGAGTTTTGTTTCGGGAGCAACATCTGCTTGTGCAACCTATTACAGTTCAAACAAAGGCTACCGAAACAGTGACACTTACCCGTATGACAGTATTATATACGAAAGTTCTCCGTTAAACCGGGAACTGGGAGTAGTCGGTTCAGGCGGAAACTGGCAGCAGCATGCTTCATCGGTTATCTATTCAACCAATAGTACCGCAGTTGAGGGATGGACTGTAACGGGAAATACACTTCTGTCGATATCATCGCGTAATTCTTCGATGTACCCGGCAAACCAGTTGTACATTACCGAATTTACAGACGAAGACGGGCATACTACCCGTGAGTTTAAGGATAAACTTGGCCGCGTGGTTCGCAAAGAAACCGATATTGATGGAGGAACCCTCCGTACGGCTTATGTTTACGATGATTTTGGGATGTTACGTTGTGTCGTACCTCCCCTGGCAAGCGAATCCAACCAAACGGGGTATTGTTATTACTATCTTTATGACGGGCGCAGGCGTATGATCGAAAAACAATTACCCGGGGCAGGGCCGGTTTACATGGTTTATGATGCCCGCGACCGTTTGGTGATGACAAAAGACGCGGTGAACGGCTGGATGGGCACTATCTATGATGCTTTGAACCGGCCGGTAATGACCTGCACTGTTCCTTCAGCATCCGGTACCGGCAGAAATACACTTCAAACTGCATTTAATGATTTTGTAAGTAATGCCCATGCCTCAAATACAGGAACTAACTTAGGTTATACCGTGCCATCAAATATATTTACTTCCACTTCTTATGTATTCTCTGAAAGTAATGTTCAAACCGTAACTTTTTACGACAATTACAATTTCCTACAAGCTCCTGTTTTTGGTTCAGAAGCAGGGAATTATGCTTATAGCGGAGCCTACCTGGCAAGTGATCCTGCCACTAAATCAGAAAAAACCAAAGGCCTGGTTACCGGAACACTTACCCGTGTGATCGATAATGCCGTTTCCAATGGCGATAACCTGTTGTTAAGCGTTTCGTATTACGACGATTACGGCAGACCTATCCGGGTTATTTCTGATAATCACCTGGGGGGGAAAGACAAGGTATATACAGACTATGACTTTGTCGGTAAACCTGAACTCACAGTTACCACCCACAATACCGACGGAACAGGTGAAGACATTAAAATGACCAGTACCTACAAATACGATCACCAGGGGCGGTTTCTTACCGAAAAATTTAAGCTGAACAACGATGCCGAAATCACTTTGGTAGCCAACGAATACGGCGAGTTGGGGGAATTGGCCTCCCAATACCTTCACGGAACAACAACGGCTGAAAAGTTTAACCAGCGGGTTGATTATAAGTACAACATAAAAGGCTGGCTAACCAACATGAACGAGGTGAATAATCTTGGCAAACAATTGTTTGGGTTAAGCTTACAGTATGGCGATGGCACGGGAGGTTTTTATAACGGAAACATCTGGAAAATGGACTGGCAAAACAATGGAACCGGGCCCAAACGATATACTTTTGATTATTACCGTACCAATGGGCTAAAAACTGCAGGTTATGCTGATGGAAGCGGCTTTTCATCCAATACAAATGCTTTTAAAACCGAGTACTCGTACGATGGAAACGGTAATATCGAGAACCTGCAACGTAGCAGCAACGGTAAGCTGATTGATAATCTGAATTACACCTATGTTTCAACCAGCAATAAGCTCAGAAGTGTTGACGATGTGGCATTGGCAGCTTATAAAGATGGAGGTTACAAAGAAGGAGTGATAAACTACAGTTACGACCTTAACGGGAATATGATTACCGATCATCGTGGAGTAGACATTGATTACAACTTTCTGAATCTTCCGAAAAGCGCAACCTACAACCAGGGGAATTACCTGGGGTTTGTCTATTCTGCCGGCGGAACCAAACTGCGTAAAAACGTTAATTCGCAAACGGCCGGCAATAAAGTAGTAGATTATGTTGGCCCGTTTTTATATGAAGATAATGATTTAAAGGTTATCTTTACCTCGGCCGGCCGGATTGTAAAAATAGTAGACGGCAGTAATGTTCTTTGGAAATATGAATACAACCTTACCGACCATTTGGGTAATGTAAGGGCGGTATTTGCTGCACACAACAATGGTATCGCCGAATTGATGCAACAAACCGATTATTACCCCTTTGGTATGGTATTGAACCAGCAGGAGAAAGTGCACCTTGAAGAGGTAAAAAACCGCTACCTGTATAATGGTAAAGAATTGCAGGATGATAATTTTGGGGTAAGTCTGGATTGGTATGATTACGGCGCCAGGTTTTATGACCCGGAACTGGGACGATGGCACACTATTGACGCGTTAGCTGAATGGGATTTTTCAAATTCTCCATACCATTATGTTGCAAATAATCCAATGAGATATATCGACCCAGACGGTAATTTCAAAACAAAATTTAGAGCATGGCTTTGGAAAACTTTTAATGGTGGAGGACAAACTCTTAAGGATAATAAATCAGGAGAGTATTTTGTAAGCCAACGAAAAGAAAACAAAGGAGATGCCGACATAACTGTGAAAAGGGTATTCCGAGGGAAGAAAAGACGTTCAAGCGGTGGTGGTCATAGTGGAAGTGGACGTGGTTATAGGACAAAAGGAGGGATTCCTTTTACAATGTCAGGCGGAGGCGTTTCACCAACCAATGTTCGGGCTGATAATCCAGATAATCCAGTCAATATTGATGATTTACTTCCTGCAATTGGTGGAGCTGGTGCCGGGCGTTTCCAGAAAAGCCCACTTGGCATAGCTCAAGGAATTGGGAAAACTTCAGATGCTATACAGGAGATGAATGGCAGTAAATCAGATAAAGAAATATTAGAAGAACACGGAGGCAATAGTCCAAGTCCCGCAGATATGGTTAAGGTTAAAATAATCAGAACGATAGATGGGAAAATACGGTGGTGGGATGATGATGGTTGGGAAAGGGACACTGTCATTACCAAACAGGAATACGATTCTTTAAGGACAAATAAGATAATGCCATGGCATGATGTTTTGAGATATGAAAGAAAATAG